The following coding sequences are from one Triticum aestivum cultivar Chinese Spring chromosome 5A, IWGSC CS RefSeq v2.1, whole genome shotgun sequence window:
- the LOC123102086 gene encoding neural Wiskott-Aldrich syndrome protein encodes MRAAAARRTPELAADAGRRLRDGPPPAPPTVARRNGGQAPMESPELSSQPPFSFKFVGIRLDLDAGAPFPIFPPCLGRRPPRRCQYRSRDPAPPLLATSSPEMPPHPRLPTRAAAANTSLRPSPAVSFSFYRSLPNLCQNSHGDELQLKARERLVAFDAVPGEYLWAE; translated from the exons ATGCGAGCAGCAGCAGCCCGACGAACTCCAGAGCTCGCAGCCGACGCAGGCCGCCGTCTGCGTGACGGGCCTCCGCCCGCACCTCCCACCGTAGCACGCCG CAATGGAGGCCAAGCGCCCATGGAATCGCCTGAGCTCTCCTCCCAGCCGCCGTTCTCCTTCAAATTCGTCGGGATCCGGTTGGATCTAGACGCTGGCGCCCCGTTCCCGATCTTCCCGCCTTGCTTGGGTCGTCGGCCACCGCGACGATGTCAATATCGCTCGCGGGATCCAGCGCCACCGCTGCTGGCCACTTCCTCGCCGGAGATGCCCCCACATCCGCGGCTCCCCACACGAGCAGCAGCAGCGAACACGTCGCTAAGGCCGTCTCCGGCGGTGTCTTTTTCTTTTTATAGAAGTTTGCCAAATCTGTGCCAGAACAGCCATGGCGATGAACTCCAGCTCAAGGCCCGCGAGCGCTTGGTGGCGTTTGATGCGGTGCCTGGAGAATATCTCTGGGCAGAGTAG